In a single window of the Flavobacterium sp. W4I14 genome:
- a CDS encoding TonB-linked SusC/RagA family outer membrane protein (product_source=TIGR04056; cath_funfam=2.60.40.1120; cog=COG1629; pfam=PF07715,PF13715; superfamily=49464,56935; tigrfam=TIGR04056; transmembrane_helix_parts=Inside_1_20,TMhelix_21_40,Outside_41_1057): MEKITNMGNDVRSRYRGAKQLLLVMYLTLIISALLIDTAAAQQRRKITGTVVDEQKQLLIGVTITVKGTNSKVQTGTNGEFAIEVPADRQTLTVAYIGMKTQDVSIAGKNSVNITMKSNADQLGDVVIVGYGVQKKQSVVGAITQTTSEVLERTGGVSSLGAALTGNLPGVITTASTGMPGDEDPQILIRGRSTWNNASPLILVDGVERSINNIDISSVASVSVLKDASATAVFGVKGANGVILITTKRGREGKAEIRAAANTVVKSASKLPGKLDSYDMFQVRNRTIEYELALAPGAWSSYLPEAVMQKYRSPTNLEEAERYPNVDWVNTLFRDNAMSYNANLNVSGGTSFVKYFSSVDYLDEGDLFRRFGNDRGYSGGYSFKRLNVRSNLDFQLTPSTVFRTNISGSRGTSERPWIDVNPYNTWTAAYSAAPNLYLPVYSDGTWGYYKPNEQQSLNSVRILSTSGLQTTTTSRITTDFTLDQSLNSLVKGLSLKGTLSIDNTFIEAGRGIDDRNNGTLSKYIDPETGIVSYSQTKDAATELEWRESVRWASRAGDVNDGATYRRMFSQMQVNYARTIAQNHNVTAMGLWSRDNTATGSIIPSYREDWVFRTTYNYAGKYSVEYNGAYNGSERFAPAYRFDFFSSGGLGWMISEEKFMKPIKFINSLKLRGSYGEIGDDGGSPRFAFLTNWAFGGTTPLGTTGEAAENSPYNWYRETSVGNPNVRWEKVVKKNIALDFGFFGNMISGSVDFFQDNRSDILTNTRAVPSYYGATPPTFNVGKVRSRGYEIDIRFNKKITSNFTAWANINYTHAKNKVIYADVAGLLPLYAKPLDKQIGQAYSYVSAGYYNTWDQLYGSTMHNANDQLKIPGNYHLVDYNADGIIDANDNIPYGYSGAPENTYNATIGFEWKGFSAFAQFYGVNNVTRQVVLGSFSGKNTVAYDEGSYWSKDNTNPDGPMPRWETTPAGFYTGDRYFYDASYLRLKNAEVAYTFRQDWVKKAGISSIRIFINGNNLHVWTKMPDDREANYQSAGGQGWASQGAYPTVKRYNLGANFIF, encoded by the coding sequence ATGGAAAAAATAACCAATATGGGTAATGATGTGCGCTCCAGATATCGGGGAGCAAAGCAGTTATTACTCGTGATGTATTTAACACTGATTATCTCCGCGCTGTTGATTGATACAGCTGCCGCACAACAACGGCGAAAAATAACCGGGACGGTAGTTGATGAACAAAAGCAGCTATTGATAGGAGTGACTATTACTGTAAAAGGTACTAATTCTAAAGTGCAAACTGGCACAAACGGAGAATTTGCTATAGAAGTGCCTGCTGACCGGCAGACGCTTACCGTTGCATACATAGGAATGAAGACTCAGGATGTGAGTATTGCCGGAAAAAATTCGGTAAACATAACCATGAAATCCAACGCAGATCAATTGGGTGATGTAGTGATTGTGGGGTACGGCGTTCAAAAGAAACAGAGTGTTGTTGGTGCAATTACACAAACCACAAGTGAAGTACTGGAACGAACAGGTGGTGTATCTAGTTTAGGTGCAGCATTAACCGGGAATTTGCCTGGAGTAATTACTACCGCCAGCACTGGAATGCCAGGGGATGAAGATCCTCAGATTCTTATCCGCGGCCGCAGTACCTGGAACAATGCCAGTCCGCTTATTTTAGTAGATGGAGTTGAACGATCGATAAATAACATCGATATCAGCTCTGTAGCTTCAGTATCTGTTCTTAAAGATGCTTCAGCCACAGCGGTATTTGGGGTAAAAGGCGCAAACGGCGTAATCTTGATTACCACCAAAAGGGGGCGTGAAGGGAAAGCAGAAATCAGAGCAGCTGCTAATACAGTTGTTAAATCTGCATCTAAATTGCCGGGTAAGCTCGACTCGTATGATATGTTCCAGGTGCGTAACCGAACGATCGAATACGAATTAGCACTCGCTCCAGGCGCCTGGAGTTCATATCTTCCCGAAGCTGTGATGCAAAAATACCGCTCGCCCACCAATCTCGAAGAAGCTGAGCGTTATCCAAACGTAGACTGGGTAAATACCTTGTTTAGAGACAATGCAATGTCTTACAATGCCAATCTTAATGTAAGTGGTGGAACATCGTTTGTGAAGTATTTTTCTTCTGTTGATTACCTTGATGAAGGAGATTTGTTCAGAAGATTTGGAAACGATCGCGGTTATAGCGGTGGCTATAGTTTTAAAAGATTGAACGTAAGAAGCAACCTGGATTTTCAATTAACACCATCAACAGTATTCAGAACAAATATCTCTGGTTCAAGAGGTACATCAGAGCGCCCATGGATTGATGTTAACCCTTATAACACTTGGACAGCTGCTTATTCTGCAGCACCAAATCTCTATCTACCTGTTTATTCGGATGGCACATGGGGATATTATAAGCCCAATGAACAACAGAGTTTAAACTCTGTTAGGATTTTGTCTACCAGTGGCCTTCAAACGACTACAACTTCACGCATCACCACAGATTTTACCTTAGATCAAAGCTTAAATTCTCTTGTTAAAGGATTAAGCTTAAAAGGAACACTTTCGATCGATAATACATTTATCGAAGCTGGTCGTGGAATTGACGACCGGAATAATGGAACACTAAGTAAATACATCGATCCTGAAACAGGAATAGTAAGCTATTCACAAACCAAAGATGCAGCAACAGAGCTGGAATGGAGAGAAAGTGTAAGATGGGCAAGCCGGGCAGGAGACGTTAACGACGGCGCAACCTACCGCAGAATGTTTTCTCAAATGCAGGTTAATTATGCCCGGACCATTGCGCAGAATCATAATGTAACGGCTATGGGGCTTTGGAGCAGAGATAATACTGCCACGGGAAGTATTATCCCTTCTTACCGTGAAGACTGGGTTTTCCGTACCACGTACAATTATGCAGGTAAGTATAGTGTAGAATATAATGGAGCCTATAATGGTTCTGAGCGATTTGCACCTGCCTATCGTTTTGATTTCTTTTCTTCTGGAGGACTTGGATGGATGATCTCTGAAGAAAAATTCATGAAACCGATCAAATTCATCAATTCATTGAAATTACGTGGATCGTATGGTGAAATTGGTGATGATGGTGGTTCTCCTAGGTTTGCCTTCCTGACGAACTGGGCATTTGGAGGCACTACACCGCTGGGTACTACTGGTGAAGCTGCAGAGAATAGTCCTTACAACTGGTATAGGGAAACTTCGGTAGGTAATCCAAACGTACGTTGGGAAAAGGTTGTAAAGAAGAATATTGCGCTTGATTTTGGGTTTTTTGGAAACATGATCTCTGGAAGTGTAGATTTTTTCCAGGACAACAGGAGCGATATCCTTACCAACACTCGTGCTGTTCCAAGTTACTATGGTGCCACACCACCTACGTTTAATGTTGGTAAGGTGCGGTCCAGAGGTTATGAAATTGATATCCGGTTCAACAAAAAAATCACAAGCAATTTTACTGCATGGGCCAATATCAATTATACTCATGCCAAGAACAAAGTTATCTATGCTGATGTTGCCGGATTGCTGCCGTTATATGCTAAGCCTCTTGATAAACAGATTGGACAGGCTTATTCTTATGTGAGCGCTGGTTATTACAATACTTGGGATCAGCTTTATGGAAGTACCATGCACAATGCCAACGACCAATTGAAAATCCCAGGAAACTATCATCTGGTAGATTACAATGCTGATGGGATAATTGATGCGAATGATAACATTCCTTATGGATACTCTGGCGCTCCTGAAAACACCTACAATGCGACTATAGGTTTTGAATGGAAAGGATTTAGTGCATTTGCTCAGTTTTACGGTGTGAACAATGTTACCCGCCAGGTAGTGCTGGGATCTTTTTCAGGTAAGAATACAGTTGCCTATGATGAAGGAAGTTATTGGTCAAAAGACAATACAAATCCTGATGGTCCGATGCCGCGTTGGGAAACAACTCCAGCGGGTTTTTATACAGGAGACAGGTACTTCTATGATGCTTCTTACCTGCGCTTAAAAAATGCTGAGGTGGCTTACACTTTTAGGCAAGATTGGGTTAAAAAAGCAGGAATCTCGAGCATACGTATATTCATAAATGGAAACAATTTACACGTATGGACTAAGATGCCGGATGACCGTGAAGCAAATTATCAAAGCGCTGGTGGACAAGGATGGGCCTCCCAAGGTGCTTATCCTACTGTAAAGCGGTATAATCTAGGCGCTAATTTCATTTTCTAA
- a CDS encoding hypothetical protein (product_source=Hypo-rule applied; ko=KO:K21572; pfam=PF07980,PF14322; superfamily=48452), whose protein sequence is MNRILIRFIVVVVMLSGCKKFTDPAPQNNGDFENIYTEPALAHGLLLNGYTRLPSNGWSFNDVATDDAVSNDINNNFRKIATGQWSAAFNPLDQWTNARAGIQYINLFLAETDKVLWDSKDPVLSRMFNDRQKGEAYALRAYLMSYMLQAHAGKVGGNLYGFPIVLEPETPASNFNQPRATFDACIKQIYGDLDKAEQLLPLDYADINSTSQIPTKYAGINVETYNRVFGKFFNQRMTGRISKAIRARVALMGASPAFSTGNSTTWADAATYAAQVLSLNNWLANLDPNGVTWYDNKAEIDALASGASPREVLWRTNVGSNSDLEAANYPPTLSGQGRINPTQNLVNAFPMQNGYPIASTPQSGYNPAAPFTGRDPRLAKFIVYNGNTIGPTNKVINTTTDVATNDDGLNRKEVSTRTGYYMKKLLRQDVSRTPTVNNQKHYRPHIRYTEIFLIYAEAANEAWGPTANGGNPYSAYDIIKAIRTRAGVGTANGDAYLESIKTDKDAMRTLIRNERRLELAFEGFRFWDLRRWNAALTEPVKGVSISQGIYQEINVEARNYQEYMRFGPIPYSETLKYNALQQNTGW, encoded by the coding sequence ATGAACAGAATATTAATACGATTTATAGTTGTCGTTGTGATGCTCTCGGGCTGTAAAAAGTTTACCGACCCCGCTCCACAAAATAATGGAGATTTTGAGAATATCTATACCGAACCCGCACTTGCCCATGGGTTATTGCTAAATGGTTACACAAGGCTTCCATCAAATGGCTGGTCTTTTAACGATGTAGCTACAGATGATGCAGTAAGTAATGATATCAATAATAATTTTAGGAAAATTGCCACTGGGCAATGGTCGGCCGCATTTAATCCCTTAGATCAATGGACCAATGCAAGAGCAGGTATACAGTATATAAACTTATTTTTGGCAGAGACAGATAAGGTGCTTTGGGATTCTAAAGACCCGGTATTGAGCAGGATGTTTAACGACAGGCAAAAAGGTGAAGCATACGCTTTGAGGGCCTACCTAATGTCGTATATGCTACAGGCGCATGCCGGAAAAGTAGGGGGTAATTTATATGGTTTCCCTATTGTACTCGAGCCCGAAACACCGGCTTCTAACTTTAACCAGCCAAGGGCCACGTTTGATGCCTGTATTAAACAGATTTATGGTGATTTGGACAAGGCCGAGCAATTGCTTCCTTTAGATTATGCTGATATCAATAGCACCAGCCAGATCCCGACAAAATATGCTGGAATTAATGTAGAGACCTATAACCGGGTTTTTGGTAAGTTTTTTAATCAGCGCATGACAGGTCGTATTTCCAAAGCCATTCGTGCCCGTGTAGCATTAATGGGCGCAAGTCCGGCTTTCAGCACAGGTAATTCTACCACATGGGCCGATGCCGCCACCTATGCAGCACAGGTACTTTCGCTTAATAACTGGTTAGCCAACTTAGATCCTAATGGTGTTACCTGGTATGATAACAAGGCAGAAATTGATGCATTGGCTTCAGGGGCTAGCCCCCGAGAAGTGCTTTGGCGTACAAATGTTGGATCAAATAGCGATTTAGAAGCTGCCAACTATCCACCAACCCTGTCTGGACAGGGCCGCATAAACCCGACTCAAAATCTGGTTAATGCTTTCCCGATGCAAAATGGTTATCCAATTGCCAGTACGCCACAGAGCGGATACAATCCTGCCGCTCCATTTACAGGTAGAGATCCACGTTTAGCAAAATTTATAGTGTATAACGGAAATACGATCGGGCCAACAAACAAAGTAATCAATACCACAACAGATGTGGCAACGAATGATGATGGACTGAATAGAAAAGAAGTTTCTACAAGAACTGGTTACTACATGAAAAAATTGTTAAGACAGGATGTTAGTCGTACACCAACCGTAAATAATCAGAAACACTATAGGCCACATATCCGCTATACCGAAATATTCCTGATCTATGCCGAGGCAGCAAATGAGGCATGGGGGCCTACAGCAAATGGTGGCAATCCCTATTCTGCTTATGATATTATTAAAGCTATTCGTACCAGGGCCGGCGTTGGAACTGCAAACGGTGATGCCTACCTCGAATCGATTAAAACAGATAAAGATGCCATGAGAACATTGATTAGAAATGAGCGTAGGTTAGAATTGGCTTTTGAAGGATTTCGTTTCTGGGATCTTCGTAGGTGGAACGCAGCATTAACCGAACCGGTGAAAGGGGTGAGTATCTCACAAGGTATCTACCAGGAAATCAATGTAGAAGCAAGAAACTATCAGGAGTATATGAGATTTGGACCAATTCCTTACAGCGAAACGCTAAAGTATAATGCTTTGCAACAAAATACGGGATGGTAA
- a CDS encoding TonB-linked SusC/RagA family outer membrane protein (product_source=TIGR04056; cath_funfam=2.60.40.1120,3.40.190.10; pfam=PF07715; superfamily=49464,56935; tigrfam=TIGR04056): MMKFLRNALALCVFFTLFVGVIKGQDAVKIPIKAVVRDINGNPIKGASITIEGNDVLTIANQTGEFALSIEENSTFTVNAKGYKTLPVIALANLKQITLTKEDRLINVGFKNATESNLPAGVSSVNLAQLFEKNFITYGLDGMEAFAPGFSGNNLNNNNLWGMNSSFILIDGVPRDVNSVTPNEIEEITFLKSASAVALYGSRGAKGVILITTKRGAPTKQKINVRSNIGLNTPKRFAQYLGSSEYMTLYNEALSNDGLAAAYTPETIYNHSGVNPYRYPSVDYYASEYLKNSFSRYDGVAEISGGNDRARYYTNVGFASTGSLLNFGEAKENNTTERFNIRGNVDMQLTKALKARVDASAVFSSAGGVNTNYWANAATLRPHLFTPLIPINLLEQSDEVSKAMIKNATIIDGQYILGGTQLDQTNPFAAIYAGGNNKFVQRQFQFTTGIDADLKGILNGLTFSTTMGVDYLNSYNQGYRNGYATYQPNWTTYAGTTMIGSLTRWGEDTKTGVQNIADSYYRQTISLSGQFNYNTTVRNNHHISAVLLAAAYRQSQSEIYQPTTNSNLGLQLNYDFSHKYFAEITGAVVRSPKMPPGNRIALSPAASIGWHLSEEPFLKKVSFIDDLTLTASAGILNTDLDFDEYFAYESIYTGTGGNWYGWNDGTGTQSTDSRRGSNMDLTFAKRKEISIGIKGGMFKNQFNFGANVFRNNITGIIGQINVLYPNYFTTGFPSSSFVPYSNYNSDQRTGLDFYLNFNKRIGAIDWTFGASGTYYTTKATKRADLLTYENSYQYRAGKPLDAIWGLKSNGFYMDASEVAAADGISSAKPAFGSALAPGDIKYIDQNGDKIIDDKDQVYLGRGGWFGAPFTAGLNITAKWKNLTLFVLGTGRFGGSAMKSDNYFWVNGSDKYSAVVRDRWTPQTKNTATFPRLTTLNGDNNFRASDFWLYSTDRFDLSKVQISYTVSDKLFKSKVLKELGLYVAGFNLLTIAKEREILEMNLGGAPQTRLYNLGVKAMF; this comes from the coding sequence ATGATGAAATTTTTAAGAAATGCATTGGCGCTGTGTGTCTTTTTTACACTGTTTGTCGGTGTAATCAAAGGTCAGGACGCCGTTAAGATACCTATAAAAGCTGTTGTTCGGGATATCAATGGAAATCCGATAAAAGGAGCATCCATAACCATCGAAGGAAACGACGTGCTCACCATAGCAAACCAGACAGGTGAATTCGCTCTATCGATAGAGGAGAATAGCACATTTACGGTAAATGCTAAAGGTTATAAAACCTTGCCTGTAATCGCATTAGCCAACCTAAAGCAGATTACCTTAACCAAAGAGGATAGGCTAATAAATGTGGGTTTTAAAAATGCCACCGAAAGTAACCTTCCTGCCGGCGTTTCAAGCGTTAACCTGGCACAGCTCTTCGAGAAAAACTTTATAACCTATGGATTGGACGGGATGGAGGCTTTTGCTCCGGGCTTTAGTGGCAACAACCTTAATAACAACAACCTTTGGGGTATGAATAGCTCGTTTATATTGATTGATGGAGTTCCGAGGGATGTAAACAGTGTTACACCAAATGAAATTGAGGAGATCACTTTTCTCAAGAGCGCTTCGGCCGTTGCCCTATATGGCAGCCGTGGTGCAAAAGGAGTAATCTTGATTACTACAAAAAGGGGGGCGCCAACTAAGCAAAAAATAAACGTGCGTTCCAATATCGGACTAAATACGCCAAAAAGATTCGCTCAATATCTGGGTTCTTCAGAGTACATGACTTTGTATAATGAGGCTTTATCTAATGATGGTTTGGCAGCGGCTTATACACCGGAAACTATTTATAATCATTCTGGTGTTAACCCTTACCGTTATCCAAGTGTAGATTATTACGCTTCAGAATACCTCAAAAATAGTTTTTCACGCTATGATGGCGTGGCAGAAATTTCAGGAGGGAATGATCGTGCCCGTTATTACACCAATGTTGGGTTTGCATCTACAGGTTCGCTGCTTAATTTCGGCGAAGCAAAAGAAAATAATACAACAGAACGCTTTAACATCCGTGGAAATGTTGATATGCAGCTCACTAAAGCACTTAAAGCCCGGGTAGACGCAAGCGCTGTGTTTTCTAGCGCTGGTGGAGTAAATACAAACTACTGGGCTAACGCTGCAACCCTGCGCCCTCATTTATTTACCCCGTTAATCCCAATTAATTTATTGGAACAAAGCGATGAGGTGAGCAAAGCGATGATTAAAAACGCTACAATTATTGATGGACAATACATTCTTGGTGGTACGCAGTTAGATCAAACTAATCCCTTTGCGGCCATTTATGCAGGAGGTAATAATAAATTTGTACAACGCCAGTTTCAGTTTACCACAGGCATTGATGCTGATTTGAAAGGAATTTTGAACGGACTTACCTTTAGTACCACTATGGGGGTTGATTACCTGAACAGTTACAATCAGGGTTATCGAAACGGATATGCAACTTACCAGCCTAATTGGACAACCTACGCTGGTACAACGATGATTGGAAGTTTAACGCGCTGGGGAGAAGATACTAAAACCGGAGTTCAGAATATTGCAGATAGTTATTATAGACAGACCATTTCGTTATCTGGCCAATTTAACTACAATACTACAGTCCGTAATAATCATCATATCTCTGCAGTATTACTGGCTGCGGCATATCGTCAATCGCAATCTGAAATCTACCAGCCAACAACAAATTCTAATTTAGGATTGCAGCTAAATTATGATTTCAGCCATAAGTATTTTGCCGAAATTACCGGAGCTGTGGTACGCTCGCCAAAAATGCCACCGGGAAACAGGATTGCACTTTCTCCTGCAGCTTCTATTGGATGGCACCTTAGCGAAGAACCATTTTTGAAAAAAGTTTCGTTCATTGATGACTTAACACTAACCGCATCAGCAGGTATTTTAAATACCGATCTTGACTTTGATGAGTATTTTGCCTATGAGAGTATCTATACAGGTACAGGGGGTAACTGGTACGGTTGGAATGATGGTACAGGTACACAGTCTACAGATTCGCGCCGCGGATCCAACATGGATTTAACTTTTGCTAAAAGGAAAGAAATCAGTATCGGGATAAAAGGTGGAATGTTCAAAAATCAGTTTAATTTCGGAGCAAATGTTTTTAGAAATAACATCACCGGGATTATCGGTCAGATTAATGTTCTTTATCCAAACTATTTCACTACCGGGTTTCCAAGTTCTTCTTTTGTTCCTTACAGCAATTATAATAGTGATCAGCGTACCGGGTTGGATTTTTACTTAAATTTTAACAAACGTATTGGAGCTATTGACTGGACTTTTGGTGCGTCAGGAACATATTATACCACCAAAGCAACTAAACGTGCCGATCTGTTAACTTACGAAAACAGCTATCAATACCGTGCCGGCAAACCACTCGATGCGATCTGGGGATTAAAAAGCAATGGTTTTTACATGGATGCCAGTGAAGTGGCAGCGGCCGATGGAATTAGTAGTGCAAAACCAGCATTTGGATCAGCATTGGCGCCTGGCGACATCAAATATATCGACCAGAACGGTGACAAAATCATTGATGATAAGGATCAAGTATATCTTGGTCGAGGTGGATGGTTCGGTGCTCCGTTTACAGCAGGATTGAATATAACTGCTAAATGGAAAAATCTTACCCTATTTGTTTTGGGTACAGGCCGCTTCGGTGGAAGCGCCATGAAAAGCGATAACTATTTTTGGGTTAACGGAAGCGATAAGTATTCGGCAGTGGTGCGCGACAGATGGACGCCTCAAACAAAAAATACGGCAACCTTTCCGCGACTTACCACTTTAAATGGCGACAATAATTTCAGAGCGTCTGATTTCTGGTTGTACAGCACAGATCGGTTTGATTTATCTAAAGTTCAGATCTCCTACACGGTTTCCGATAAATTGTTCAAAAGTAAAGTGTTGAAAGAACTGGGGCTGTATGTGGCAGGATTTAATCTTTTAACTATAGCGAAGGAAAGAGAAATACTTGAGATGAATTTAGGGGGTGCCCCACAAACTAGGTTGTATAACCTGGGCGTAAAGGCAATGTTTTAA
- a CDS encoding hypothetical protein (product_source=Hypo-rule applied; ko=KO:K21572; pfam=PF07980,PF14322; superfamily=48452) — protein sequence MKKYITRLLLIGMIWAGTGMVSCKKYLDRDPEATVSAESAFKDFRSFQGFTEELYNCIPDFTNRYWTNSFNWGEDEIQSTVQNFHLVNKIDNGDFWGWQREFDGWGAGFLDNANANTNNDRFTKGLYPLAWYGIRKANLGLENLNLMANATDEERNLIRGQLLFFRGWFHFQLMQYFGGLPYIDKVLPADEELRLPRLKYQECAAKAALDLRAAADLLPINWDNTTAGIQTLGKNQLRINKIMALGYLGKNYLWAASPLMNLESTGSKTYNAELSKKAAAAFAELLKLTESGAAPHKLLPFTQYSTNFYTTGQNFLIPGGTEVIFTGPYWGAHGSTYGTAKQYTPAIVGADALVFAPTANYVNYYGMKNGLPISNSAQADPSGSGYDPQFPWRDRDPRFYNDIIYDGVKVVQGTLAANMEPHRYANLFTNGSYRDERSGSRTGYMMFKFVPRTANNFDQGWNYGQNLNIKVSYMRLADIYLMYAESVATGYDSPSATAEGFSKTAVDAINVIRDRAGVGRVAAQFLVSTTEFMKEVRRERAVELAFEGHRFNDLRRWHLLAEVPYTLKTAAEFDRAAPLSPTVDTKLNKVVNYRERLILQRPFSEKHYWLPLKRADVNMYKEFAQNPGW from the coding sequence ATGAAAAAATATATAACACGCCTATTATTAATAGGGATGATTTGGGCGGGAACCGGCATGGTATCTTGTAAAAAATATTTAGACAGAGATCCTGAAGCAACTGTGTCTGCAGAATCTGCCTTCAAAGACTTTCGTAGTTTTCAGGGCTTTACTGAAGAGCTATATAATTGTATTCCAGATTTTACCAATAGGTATTGGACCAACAGTTTCAACTGGGGTGAAGATGAAATCCAGTCTACAGTTCAAAATTTCCACTTGGTTAACAAAATAGATAACGGCGATTTTTGGGGCTGGCAGAGAGAGTTTGATGGGTGGGGAGCTGGATTTTTAGACAATGCCAACGCGAATACAAATAACGATCGTTTTACTAAAGGCCTGTATCCACTGGCCTGGTATGGCATTCGTAAAGCGAATTTAGGCCTTGAGAATCTAAACCTGATGGCAAACGCGACCGACGAAGAACGCAACCTGATCAGAGGTCAACTATTATTCTTTAGAGGTTGGTTCCATTTCCAGCTCATGCAATATTTTGGGGGGCTGCCATACATTGATAAAGTATTGCCAGCAGATGAAGAATTAAGATTGCCAAGGCTAAAATACCAAGAATGCGCAGCAAAGGCAGCATTGGATTTAAGGGCCGCCGCCGATCTTTTGCCAATCAATTGGGATAATACAACAGCCGGGATCCAAACCCTGGGTAAAAACCAGTTGCGCATCAATAAAATCATGGCATTAGGTTATTTAGGTAAAAACTATCTGTGGGCCGCTAGTCCATTAATGAACTTAGAATCTACCGGTAGCAAAACCTACAATGCAGAACTGAGTAAAAAAGCGGCTGCTGCATTTGCAGAATTATTGAAACTGACAGAAAGTGGCGCTGCTCCTCATAAGTTATTGCCTTTTACACAATACAGTACCAATTTTTATACAACTGGCCAAAATTTCTTAATCCCGGGAGGTACTGAAGTAATATTTACAGGACCATATTGGGGAGCACATGGATCAACCTATGGCACTGCAAAACAATATACACCAGCAATTGTAGGTGCCGATGCACTGGTATTTGCGCCTACAGCAAATTACGTTAATTATTATGGGATGAAAAACGGTTTGCCCATTTCGAATTCTGCCCAGGCCGATCCTTCTGGCTCAGGATATGATCCGCAATTTCCTTGGCGCGATCGCGATCCGAGGTTCTATAATGATATTATATATGATGGAGTTAAAGTGGTACAGGGAACTTTAGCAGCGAACATGGAGCCACACCGATATGCAAATCTGTTCACAAACGGAAGTTATAGAGATGAACGTTCTGGTAGCCGTACAGGGTATATGATGTTCAAATTCGTGCCCAGAACTGCCAATAACTTTGATCAGGGGTGGAATTATGGACAAAACCTGAATATTAAGGTTTCATATATGCGTTTGGCCGATATCTACCTGATGTACGCAGAATCGGTTGCAACAGGGTACGACTCCCCAAGCGCAACCGCAGAGGGATTTAGCAAAACTGCCGTAGATGCGATCAACGTAATCCGTGATCGTGCTGGTGTTGGACGTGTTGCCGCACAGTTTTTAGTATCTACAACAGAGTTCATGAAAGAAGTAAGACGTGAACGCGCTGTTGAACTTGCCTTTGAAGGACATCGGTTTAATGATCTTCGCCGCTGGCATTTGCTCGCCGAAGTACCTTATACCTTAAAAACAGCCGCAGAATTTGATCGCGCTGCTCCTTTAAGCCCTACGGTCGACACCAAATTAAACAAGGTTGTAAATTATCGCGAGCGATTAATATTACAACGTCCGTTTAGTGAAAAGCATTATTGGTTGCCACTTAAACGGGCAGATGTAAATATGTATAAGGAGTTTGCGCAAAACCCTGGATGGTAA